In Pseudomonas fluorescens NCIMB 11764, a single window of DNA contains:
- a CDS encoding polyamine ABC transporter substrate-binding protein has protein sequence MKMFGRTLLTLSLMGAMATGAQANDKVLRVYNWSDYIAPDTVKKFEDETGIRVTYDVFDSNETLEARLLAGKSGYDIVVPSNSFLAKQVKAGVYQELDKSKLPNWKNLNPVLLKNASASDPDNAHAFPYMWGSIGIGFNPQKVKEVLGANAPTNSWDLLFKPENAEKLKACGISFLDSPTEMLPAALHYLGYPVNSQDKAQIAEAEALFMKIRPSVAYFHSSKYISDLANGNICVAVGYSGDVLQAKARAQEAGDKVKIDYSIPKEGAGSFYDMVAIPRDAANVENAYLFMNFLMRPDIIAEITNNIGYSNANAAATPLVDEAIRNDPGSYPPLAVMATLYAIPDMPIGVQRVMTRGWTRVKLGK, from the coding sequence ATGAAAATGTTTGGCAGGACTCTGCTGACACTGTCCTTAATGGGCGCAATGGCCACTGGCGCCCAGGCCAATGACAAGGTTCTGCGCGTCTACAACTGGTCCGATTACATCGCCCCGGACACCGTCAAGAAATTCGAAGACGAGACCGGCATCCGCGTGACCTATGATGTATTCGACAGCAATGAAACCCTTGAGGCACGCCTGCTCGCGGGCAAATCCGGCTACGACATCGTCGTGCCGTCCAACAGCTTCCTGGCCAAGCAGGTCAAGGCCGGCGTCTATCAGGAACTGGACAAGTCGAAGCTGCCGAACTGGAAAAACCTCAACCCGGTCCTGCTGAAAAACGCTTCTGCCAGCGACCCGGATAACGCTCACGCCTTCCCGTACATGTGGGGCTCGATCGGCATTGGTTTCAACCCGCAGAAGGTCAAGGAAGTGCTCGGCGCCAACGCCCCGACCAACTCCTGGGACTTGCTGTTCAAACCGGAAAACGCGGAAAAACTGAAAGCCTGCGGCATCAGTTTCCTCGATTCGCCGACCGAGATGCTGCCCGCGGCTTTGCACTATCTGGGTTACCCGGTGAACTCGCAGGACAAGGCGCAGATCGCCGAAGCGGAAGCGCTGTTCATGAAGATCCGGCCGTCGGTGGCGTACTTCCATTCGTCGAAGTACATCTCCGACCTGGCCAACGGCAACATTTGCGTGGCGGTCGGTTACTCCGGCGACGTGTTGCAAGCCAAGGCCCGCGCGCAGGAAGCGGGCGACAAGGTGAAGATCGACTACAGCATTCCGAAAGAAGGCGCCGGCAGTTTCTACGACATGGTCGCGATCCCGCGGGATGCGGCGAACGTCGAGAACGCCTACCTGTTCATGAACTTCCTGATGCGCCCGGACATCATCGCCGAGATCACCAACAACATCGGCTACAGCAACGCCAACGCAGCGGCGACGCCGTTGGTGGATGAAGCGATTCGCAATGATCCGGGCTCGTATCCACCGCTGGCCGTGATGGCGACGTTGTATGCGATTCCTGACATGCCGATCGGGGTTCAGCGGGTGATGACCCGGGGCTGGACGCGGGTGAAGCTCGGGAAGTAA
- a CDS encoding LysR family transcriptional regulator, producing MSNPDFNLLITLDVLLAEGSVARAAKRLRLSPSAMSRALARLRETTGDPLLVRAGRGLVATPRALELRERVSQLVQDAEAVLRPAQQPDLKQLVRTFTLRTSEGFVENFGAPLIERLAEQAPGVRLRFMHKPDKDSTSLRDGSVDLETGVVGRAAGPELRTQGLFRDRFIAVVRTGHPLSQGEITPERYAAGGHISVSRRGLDKGPVDEALATLQLERQIVTIVAGFSTALALARATDLIATVPERHTENLRAGMHSFALPFSLAEFTVAMLWHPRLDADSVHRWLRGCVREVCAQ from the coding sequence ATGTCCAATCCTGATTTCAATCTGCTGATCACCCTTGATGTGCTGCTCGCCGAGGGCAGCGTGGCGCGTGCGGCGAAACGCTTGCGGTTGAGCCCTTCGGCGATGAGTCGGGCGTTGGCGCGCTTGCGTGAAACCACGGGCGATCCGTTGCTGGTCAGGGCCGGGCGAGGGCTCGTCGCCACGCCGCGGGCGCTGGAACTGCGCGAGCGGGTCAGCCAGCTGGTGCAGGACGCCGAGGCGGTGTTGCGTCCGGCGCAGCAGCCTGACTTGAAACAACTGGTGCGCACTTTCACGTTGCGCACCAGCGAGGGGTTTGTGGAGAACTTCGGCGCGCCGCTCATTGAACGCCTCGCCGAACAAGCGCCTGGCGTGCGTCTGCGCTTCATGCACAAACCTGACAAGGACAGCACGTCGCTGCGTGACGGGAGCGTTGATCTGGAAACCGGTGTGGTGGGGAGGGCCGCCGGGCCCGAGCTGCGTACGCAGGGTTTGTTTCGCGACCGTTTTATCGCCGTGGTGCGTACGGGGCACCCGCTAAGCCAGGGCGAGATCACCCCGGAACGCTACGCGGCGGGCGGCCACATCAGTGTTTCGCGGCGTGGGCTCGACAAGGGGCCGGTCGATGAAGCGCTGGCGACGTTGCAACTGGAGCGGCAGATCGTGACCATCGTTGCCGGTTTCTCCACCGCGTTGGCGCTCGCCCGCGCCACTGACTTGATCGCTACCGTTCCTGAGCGGCACACCGAAAACCTGCGGGCGGGCATGCACAGCTTTGCGCTGCCGTTTTCCTTGGCGGAATTCACCGTCGCCATGCTTTGGCACCCCCGGCTGGATGCCGATTCGGTGCACCGATGGTTACGCGGGTGTGTTCGTGAGGTTTGTGCGCAATAG
- a CDS encoding cupin domain-containing protein, with amino-acid sequence MFRINARHAVKMLGVAVVTTAALAAFSGVSQAEEVKAPAKSWQTGIHRTDLLKKDLDVDGREVIQVRVDIDPGVSSPNHSHPGVEVAYVIDGTFEYQLEGQPPVTLKAGDSLYIPAGVAHIAKNVGTKTGSELATYIVKKGEPLVVIKQ; translated from the coding sequence ATGTTCCGCATCAATGCTCGTCACGCTGTCAAAATGCTCGGTGTCGCTGTTGTCACCACCGCCGCACTCGCTGCGTTCTCCGGTGTGTCTCAGGCCGAAGAAGTGAAAGCCCCTGCAAAAAGCTGGCAGACAGGGATTCATCGCACCGATCTTCTGAAAAAGGATCTCGACGTCGACGGTCGCGAAGTGATCCAGGTTCGGGTTGATATTGATCCGGGCGTCTCGTCACCCAACCACTCCCATCCAGGCGTGGAAGTGGCTTATGTCATCGACGGCACGTTCGAATATCAACTGGAAGGGCAGCCTCCGGTCACGCTGAAGGCCGGTGACTCGCTGTACATCCCGGCTGGCGTCGCGCATATTGCGAAGAACGTCGGGACAAAAACCGGCTCCGAACTGGCGACGTACATCGTGAAGAAAGGCGAACCGCTGGTTGTGATCAAACAGTAA
- a CDS encoding DUF1801 domain-containing protein, which produces MKKESSGGESASALIDTRIKELDDWRGETLARIRAIIKQADPDVVEEWKWRGVPVWSHAGIICTGETYKTAVKMTFAKGASLDDPSGLFNASLEGNTRRAIDLHEGDVIDEQALKALIRAAVVLNTSR; this is translated from the coding sequence ATGAAGAAGGAAAGCAGCGGCGGCGAATCGGCCTCTGCGCTGATCGACACCCGAATCAAGGAATTGGATGACTGGCGGGGCGAGACGCTCGCGCGCATCCGGGCGATCATCAAGCAGGCAGACCCCGACGTGGTCGAGGAATGGAAATGGCGAGGCGTGCCGGTGTGGTCGCATGCCGGGATCATCTGCACGGGAGAGACGTACAAGACCGCCGTGAAGATGACCTTCGCCAAGGGCGCCTCGCTGGACGATCCCTCGGGCCTCTTCAACGCCAGCCTTGAGGGCAACACCCGACGGGCGATTGATCTGCATGAAGGCGATGTGATTGATGAGCAGGCGCTCAAGGCGCTGATTCGTGCGGCAGTGGTGCTCAACACCTCCAGATGA
- a CDS encoding cystathionine gamma-synthase translates to MSQHDENAAPRAFATRVIHAGQAPDPTTGALMPPIYANSTYLQQSPGVHKGFDYGRSHNPTRFALERCVADLESGTQAFAFASGLAAISTVLELLDAGSHIVSGNDLYGGTFRLFDKVRKRSAGHRFSFVDLTDLAAFEASLQDDTRMVWVETPSNPLLSLTDLTAVARICRARGIICVADNTFASPWIQRPLELGFDIALHSTTKYLNGHSDVIGGIAVIGQNPELAERLGFLQNSVGAIAGPFDAFLTLRGVKTLALRMERHCSNALELAQWLERQPQVARVYYPGLPSHPQHELAKRQMRGFGGMISVDLKSDLAGATRFLESVRIFALAESLGGVESLIEHPAIMTHATIPADTRAQLGIGDGLVRLSVGVEDVEDLRADLAQALARI, encoded by the coding sequence ATGAGTCAACACGATGAAAACGCCGCGCCCCGCGCCTTCGCTACTCGGGTGATCCACGCCGGGCAGGCACCGGACCCGACCACCGGCGCATTGATGCCGCCGATTTATGCCAACTCCACCTACCTGCAACAGAGCCCCGGCGTGCACAAGGGTTTCGACTACGGCCGCTCGCACAACCCGACGCGCTTTGCCCTGGAGCGCTGCGTCGCCGACCTGGAAAGCGGCACCCAGGCCTTCGCGTTCGCCTCGGGGCTGGCGGCGATCTCCACCGTGCTGGAGCTGCTCGACGCCGGCTCGCACATTGTCTCTGGCAATGACCTGTACGGTGGCACCTTCCGGCTGTTCGACAAGGTGCGCAAACGCAGCGCCGGCCATCGTTTCAGTTTCGTCGACCTGACTGACCTCGCGGCCTTCGAAGCGTCCTTGCAGGACGACACCCGGATGGTCTGGGTCGAGACGCCGAGCAACCCGTTGCTGAGCCTCACGGACCTTACCGCCGTCGCACGCATCTGCCGCGCGCGCGGCATCATTTGCGTGGCCGACAACACCTTTGCCAGCCCGTGGATCCAGCGGCCGCTGGAGCTGGGTTTCGACATCGCGCTGCACTCGACGACCAAATACCTCAACGGCCACTCCGACGTGATCGGCGGCATCGCCGTGATCGGTCAGAACCCTGAACTGGCGGAACGCCTGGGCTTTTTGCAGAACTCGGTGGGTGCGATCGCGGGACCGTTCGACGCCTTCCTGACCCTGCGCGGCGTGAAGACCCTGGCGCTGCGCATGGAGCGACACTGCAGCAACGCGCTGGAACTGGCGCAATGGCTGGAACGTCAGCCGCAGGTGGCGCGCGTCTACTATCCGGGCCTGCCGTCACACCCCCAACATGAATTGGCCAAGCGGCAGATGCGCGGTTTCGGCGGAATGATTTCTGTCGATCTGAAAAGTGATCTGGCCGGCGCCACGCGCTTCCTCGAGAGCGTGCGCATCTTCGCCCTGGCCGAGAGTCTGGGCGGCGTGGAAAGCCTGATCGAGCACCCGGCGATCATGACCCACGCCACCATCCCCGCCGACACCCGCGCACAACTTGGGATCGGCGACGGGTTGGTACGATTGTCGGTGGGGGTTGAGGATGTCGAGGATTTGCGTGCGGACCTGGCTCAGGCGCTGGCGCGGATCTGA
- a CDS encoding pyridoxal-phosphate dependent enzyme has translation MLNDSRPAVLELIGNTPLVRVSRFDTGPCTLFLKLESQNPGGSIKDRIGLAMIDTAERDGRLKPGGTIVEATAGNTGLGLALVGRAKGYRVVLVVPDKMSTEKVLHLKAMGAEVHITRSDVGKGHPDYYQDVAARLALDIPDAFFADQFNNPANPLAHECSTAPEIWAQTQHDVDAIVVGVGSAGTLTGLTRFFKRVQPDLEMVLADPVGSVMAEYSRSGTMTTPGSWAVEGIGEDFIPSIADLSSVRHAYSISDEESFDHARQLLRAEGILGGSSTGTLLAAALRYCREQTEPKRVVSFVCDTGTRYLSKVYNDQWMNDQGLLARKPYGDLRDVIARRFEDGRVISVGPDDTLLTAFQRMRLADVSQLPVLVDGKQLVGVIDESDILLGMAEDPSHFRLTVASAMTDKVETLPASASMAQLQTELDRGLVAIIADASGFHGLITRVDLLNHLRRSLA, from the coding sequence ATGCTGAACGATTCCCGCCCTGCCGTGCTTGAACTGATTGGCAACACGCCGCTGGTGCGCGTCAGCCGTTTTGATACCGGCCCGTGCACGCTGTTTCTCAAGCTCGAATCGCAGAACCCCGGCGGCTCGATCAAGGACCGCATCGGCCTGGCGATGATTGACACCGCCGAGCGCGATGGTCGGCTCAAGCCCGGTGGCACGATCGTCGAAGCCACCGCCGGCAACACCGGGCTCGGCCTGGCGCTGGTCGGCCGCGCCAAGGGTTATCGAGTGGTGTTGGTGGTGCCGGACAAGATGTCCACCGAGAAAGTCCTCCACCTCAAGGCCATGGGCGCCGAGGTGCACATCACCCGCTCCGACGTCGGCAAGGGCCATCCCGATTATTACCAGGACGTCGCGGCGCGGCTGGCGCTGGACATTCCCGACGCATTCTTCGCCGACCAGTTCAACAACCCCGCCAACCCGCTCGCCCATGAGTGCAGCACCGCGCCGGAGATCTGGGCGCAGACCCAGCATGACGTGGATGCCATCGTCGTCGGTGTCGGTTCGGCCGGCACGCTGACCGGGTTGACCCGATTCTTCAAGCGCGTGCAGCCGGATCTGGAAATGGTGCTGGCCGATCCGGTCGGTTCGGTAATGGCCGAATACAGCCGCAGTGGCACCATGACCACACCCGGTTCGTGGGCCGTGGAAGGTATCGGTGAAGACTTCATTCCGTCGATTGCCGACCTGTCCAGCGTGCGCCACGCCTATTCGATCAGCGACGAGGAAAGCTTCGACCACGCCCGCCAGTTATTGCGCGCCGAAGGCATTCTCGGCGGTTCTTCGACCGGCACCTTGCTGGCCGCGGCGCTGCGTTATTGCCGCGAGCAAACCGAGCCGAAGCGCGTGGTCAGCTTCGTCTGCGACACCGGCACCCGCTACCTGTCGAAGGTCTACAACGACCAGTGGATGAACGATCAAGGGCTGCTGGCACGCAAACCTTATGGCGATCTGCGCGACGTGATCGCGCGGCGGTTCGAGGATGGCCGGGTGATCAGCGTCGGACCGGACGACACCTTGCTCACGGCATTCCAGCGCATGCGCCTGGCGGATGTGTCGCAACTGCCGGTGCTGGTGGACGGCAAGCAACTGGTCGGTGTGATCGACGAATCCGACATTCTGCTGGGCATGGCGGAAGATCCTTCACACTTCCGCTTGACCGTGGCCAGCGCAATGACCGACAAAGTGGAAACCCTGCCAGCCAGCGCCAGCATGGCCCAGCTGCAGACCGAACTCGATCGCGGACTGGTGGCGATCATCGCCGACGCGTCGGGCTTCCATGGCCTGATTACCCGCGTCGATCTGCTCAATCATTTGCGGAGATCCCTTGCATGA
- a CDS encoding MFS transporter, producing the protein MKPTIALVDNAPQTPSVRWALISLSLSMLLSSLGTSIANVGLPTLAQVFNATFQEVQWIVIAYLLAITTLIVSVGRLGDLIGRRRLLLGGIGVFTLASALCACAPTLGMLIGARALQGLSAAIMMALTMAFVGETVAKDKTGSAMGLLGTMSAIGTAMGPSLGGLLIAGFGWRALFLVTVPLGLMTLLLAHLYLPGDRQRPATGRARFDMWGTLVLALTLAAYALAMTLGRGHFGLFNMGLLLAAGVGVGLFAFVETRVASPLIRLAMFRNPVLSGSLAMSTLVATVMMATLVVGPFYLAHGLGLEAVVVGLVLAVGPCVAALTGVPAGRIADRFGAQRMTVAGLIAMAVGCLALSVLPRTVGIGGYVVPMVVITLGYAVFQTANNTTVMTDVAPDQRGVVSGMLNLSRNLGLITGASALGAVFALASQAADIATAQPEAVAHGMRVTFAVALGLIVVALCVAPTRPPAIDRPPQPTTKPL; encoded by the coding sequence ATGAAGCCGACTATTGCCCTCGTAGACAACGCACCACAGACACCCTCCGTGCGCTGGGCGCTGATCAGCCTGTCGCTGTCGATGCTGCTGTCGTCGCTCGGCACCAGCATCGCCAATGTGGGGTTGCCGACGCTGGCGCAGGTGTTCAACGCGACGTTCCAGGAAGTGCAGTGGATCGTCATTGCTTATCTGCTGGCGATCACCACGCTGATCGTCAGCGTGGGTCGGCTCGGTGACCTGATCGGGCGTCGACGCTTGCTGCTCGGCGGCATCGGCGTGTTCACCCTGGCCTCGGCACTGTGCGCTTGTGCTCCGACACTGGGCATGTTGATTGGCGCCAGGGCCCTGCAAGGGCTCAGCGCGGCGATCATGATGGCGCTGACCATGGCCTTCGTCGGCGAAACGGTAGCGAAGGACAAAACCGGCAGTGCCATGGGTTTGCTCGGAACGATGTCGGCGATTGGCACCGCGATGGGACCGTCGCTCGGCGGTCTGCTGATTGCCGGTTTCGGCTGGCGGGCGCTCTTCCTTGTCACCGTGCCCTTGGGCCTGATGACGTTGCTGCTCGCACATCTTTATCTACCCGGCGACCGCCAGAGGCCAGCCACCGGGCGTGCCCGTTTCGACATGTGGGGCACCCTGGTGTTGGCGCTGACGTTGGCGGCGTATGCGCTGGCCATGACCCTCGGCCGCGGCCATTTCGGGCTGTTCAATATGGGTTTGCTGTTGGCCGCGGGGGTCGGCGTGGGGCTCTTCGCGTTCGTCGAGACACGAGTCGCTTCGCCGTTGATTCGACTGGCGATGTTTCGCAACCCGGTGCTGAGCGGCAGCCTGGCGATGAGCACGCTGGTGGCGACGGTGATGATGGCGACGCTCGTGGTCGGGCCGTTTTACCTCGCCCATGGACTTGGACTGGAAGCGGTTGTGGTGGGACTGGTGCTGGCGGTCGGGCCGTGTGTCGCGGCGTTGACGGGGGTGCCCGCTGGCCGGATCGCCGACCGTTTCGGCGCACAACGGATGACGGTCGCCGGGCTGATCGCGATGGCCGTCGGTTGCCTTGCACTGTCGGTGTTGCCACGGACAGTCGGCATCGGCGGCTACGTTGTGCCGATGGTGGTCATCACACTCGGCTATGCGGTCTTCCAGACGGCCAACAACACCACGGTCATGACCGATGTTGCGCCAGACCAGCGCGGTGTTGTCTCGGGCATGCTCAACCTGTCGCGCAATCTCGGACTCATCACCGGAGCCTCCGCGCTGGGCGCCGTGTTCGCCCTTGCCTCGCAGGCAGCCGACATCGCCACCGCGCAACCCGAAGCCGTAGCCCACGGAATGCGGGTCACCTTCGCGGTAGCGCTGGGGCTGATCGTGGTTGCGCTTTGTGTAGCGCCGACTCGACCACCAGCAATCGACCGCCCTCCTCAACCCACCACAAAACCTCTGTAG
- the thpR gene encoding RNA 2',3'-cyclic phosphodiesterase, producing MSDETPEPVKRLFFALSCPPEQRKAIAQWRSALQLRHGRPVPAENFHLTLLFLGTVGVAQIAEICVAAAKVRVPGVALRVALVRMDVWRRAGVLVLAPEQAPPELLRLVYALEQAMLPFGFEETPKEFRPHLTLMRDYRAPVPESATPPEFFLRADRFVLFESHKGRYRALAEWPLVPA from the coding sequence GTGAGCGACGAAACCCCGGAGCCGGTCAAACGGCTGTTTTTCGCGTTGAGCTGCCCGCCCGAGCAACGCAAGGCCATCGCCCAGTGGCGCAGTGCGCTGCAATTGCGTCATGGGCGCCCGGTGCCGGCGGAAAACTTTCACCTGACGTTGCTGTTTCTGGGCACGGTTGGCGTAGCGCAGATTGCCGAGATCTGCGTGGCGGCGGCGAAGGTGCGTGTTCCCGGTGTGGCGTTGCGAGTGGCGCTGGTTCGGATGGATGTCTGGCGCAGGGCAGGGGTGCTGGTTCTCGCGCCGGAGCAAGCGCCGCCGGAGTTGTTGCGGCTGGTGTATGCGCTGGAGCAGGCGATGTTGCCGTTCGGTTTTGAGGAGACGCCGAAGGAGTTCCGGCCACACCTGACGTTGATGCGCGACTATCGGGCGCCGGTGCCTGAATCGGCTACGCCGCCGGAGTTTTTTCTGCGGGCGGACCGGTTCGTCTTGTTTGAATCCCACAAGGGCCGCTATCGGGCGCTGGCCGAATGGCCGTTGGTTCCGGCATAA
- a CDS encoding DUF1428 domain-containing protein translates to MSYVDGFLAAVPTANREKFKKHAETAAAIFKESGALSLAECWGDDVPDGKVTSFPLAVKLKEDETVVFSWIIWPDKATRDAGMEKLMNDPRMQPDVNPMPFDGQRLVFGGFEMIVKA, encoded by the coding sequence ATGTCCTACGTTGATGGCTTCCTCGCCGCCGTACCCACCGCCAACCGCGAAAAATTCAAGAAACACGCCGAAACCGCTGCAGCCATTTTCAAGGAAAGCGGCGCGCTGAGCCTCGCCGAATGCTGGGGTGACGATGTGCCCGACGGCAAGGTGACGTCGTTTCCGCTGGCGGTGAAACTCAAGGAAGACGAAACCGTCGTGTTTTCCTGGATCATCTGGCCGGACAAGGCAACCCGAGACGCCGGGATGGAAAAACTCATGAACGATCCGCGCATGCAGCCGGACGTCAATCCGATGCCGTTCGATGGGCAGCGCCTGGTGTTCGGTGGTTTTGAAATGATCGTGAAGGCTTGA